Proteins from a genomic interval of Methanococcoides sp. AM1:
- a CDS encoding geranylgeranylglyceryl/heptaprenylglyceryl phosphate synthase, which translates to MKVEEYLNGIAEREGTVHLTLIDPASQTPEVAADIAKAAVDGGTDAIMIGGSTGAGGLALDQTLLKIKEQTDVPTILFPGNAGGLSIYADAVLFMSLLNSRDINYVTTNQAMGAPLVYKYGIEPISMAYIITEPGGTVGWVGDAKLIPRNKPELAVAYSLAGKYMGMHYTYLEAGSGADQPVTPATIGAVKHVLGDNKLIVGGGIRDGKTAKICADAGADMIVTGTIVEETDDVRNKIEELVSAIKK; encoded by the coding sequence ATGAAAGTGGAAGAGTACCTCAATGGGATCGCAGAACGCGAAGGTACAGTTCACTTAACCCTTATCGATCCGGCATCCCAGACCCCCGAAGTTGCTGCAGATATTGCAAAAGCTGCAGTAGATGGGGGCACAGATGCTATCATGATCGGTGGTTCCACTGGAGCCGGTGGTCTGGCATTAGATCAGACCTTATTAAAGATAAAGGAACAAACCGATGTTCCTACTATTCTTTTCCCGGGAAATGCTGGCGGCTTAAGCATTTATGCCGACGCCGTTCTTTTTATGAGCCTATTAAATTCACGTGACATCAATTATGTCACAACGAATCAGGCAATGGGTGCTCCACTTGTTTACAAGTACGGGATCGAACCTATTTCCATGGCTTATATTATAACTGAGCCTGGAGGTACTGTTGGCTGGGTAGGCGATGCAAAACTTATCCCCCGCAACAAACCGGAGCTTGCAGTAGCATATTCCCTTGCGGGAAAATACATGGGAATGCATTACACTTATCTTGAAGCCGGTTCAGGCGCAGACCAGCCGGTAACTCCTGCCACCATCGGTGCGGTAAAACACGTTCTCGGAGACAATAAGTTAATTGTCGGCGGTGGTATCCGTGATGGCAAGACTGCAAAGATCTGTGCAGACGCCGGTGCTGATATGATCGTGACAGGTACGATAGTCGAAGAGACTGATGATGTCAGGAATAAGATCGAAGAACTTGTATCAGCTATCAAGAAATAA
- a CDS encoding 50S ribosomal protein L40e, with translation MARFPEAEERILNKKICMKCSARNAIRATRCRKCGYSNLRVKSKEARNS, from the coding sequence ATGGCAAGATTTCCAGAAGCAGAGGAAAGGATCCTTAATAAAAAGATCTGTATGAAATGCAGTGCACGAAATGCTATCAGAGCAACAAGGTGCAGAAAATGCGGTTACAGTAACCTGCGTGTAAAATCCAAGGAAGCTAGGAATAGCTGA
- the gatB gene encoding Asp-tRNA(Asn)/Glu-tRNA(Gln) amidotransferase subunit GatB, which produces MVYDNPDGVMIGLEVHVQLNKLNTKMFCGCSTKYHDAEPNSHVCPVCLGLPGALPVINKKSVEAAMKIGLALNCEIVEQTQFHRKNYYYPDLPKGFQTTQYDFPIVGGGKVVIEGEDGEHVVRITRAHMEEDPGRLMHMGTIEKSKGTLIDYNRSGMSLIEIVSEPDMRSPKEARRYLDKLRNILEYLDVFDGSLEGSMRVDSNVSIMGGQRVEVKNISSHKGAERAILFEIMRQKNLLRRGGKVVLETRHFDEARGVTISMRTKEEEHDYRYFPEPDLVPMRVSDWGPAIQETLPELPDTKRERFISQYGITEMHAKALTSDIRVADFFEIVASKVDPRAAGTWVSDVLRGELNYRDLPITSFATEDIIEIIGLVVEERITEQSAVDVIRTILDVGGSPMDIVKEKGLLKVEGDIVTQAVSETIAENEEAVQDYLGGTEKSLNFLVGQVMKKTKGRADARQARELLIAALKD; this is translated from the coding sequence ATGGTATACGATAATCCCGATGGTGTCATGATCGGCCTGGAGGTTCACGTCCAGCTGAACAAGCTCAACACCAAGATGTTCTGCGGCTGTTCTACAAAATACCACGATGCAGAACCTAACTCTCACGTCTGTCCGGTCTGCCTGGGTCTTCCGGGTGCACTGCCTGTTATCAACAAGAAGTCAGTGGAAGCTGCTATGAAGATTGGCCTGGCTCTCAATTGTGAAATTGTGGAGCAGACACAGTTCCACAGGAAGAACTATTACTATCCTGATCTTCCAAAAGGTTTCCAGACCACCCAGTATGATTTCCCTATCGTTGGTGGTGGGAAGGTCGTCATTGAAGGCGAAGATGGGGAGCATGTGGTAAGGATCACACGTGCGCACATGGAAGAGGACCCTGGTCGTCTGATGCACATGGGAACCATTGAGAAGTCCAAGGGGACACTTATTGATTACAACCGTTCCGGAATGTCTCTTATCGAGATCGTTTCCGAGCCTGATATGAGAAGCCCGAAAGAGGCCCGCAGGTACCTTGACAAGTTGAGAAATATCCTCGAATATCTTGATGTGTTCGACGGCAGCCTTGAAGGTTCCATGAGGGTGGACTCCAATGTGTCCATCATGGGAGGCCAGAGGGTAGAGGTCAAGAACATCTCCTCCCACAAAGGTGCAGAACGTGCTATTCTCTTTGAGATCATGCGTCAGAAGAACCTTTTAAGAAGGGGCGGCAAGGTGGTATTGGAGACACGTCACTTCGATGAGGCAAGGGGCGTTACCATCTCCATGCGTACAAAAGAAGAGGAACATGACTATCGCTACTTCCCTGAGCCTGATCTTGTACCGATGAGGGTGTCCGACTGGGGCCCGGCTATTCAGGAAACATTGCCGGAACTGCCTGATACGAAACGTGAGCGTTTCATCTCACAGTACGGCATCACGGAGATGCATGCAAAGGCACTGACCTCGGACATTCGCGTGGCGGACTTCTTTGAGATAGTTGCCTCAAAGGTCGATCCTCGTGCAGCAGGGACCTGGGTTTCCGATGTGCTAAGGGGTGAGCTGAATTACAGGGACTTGCCTATCACATCCTTTGCTACCGAGGACATAATTGAGATCATCGGCCTTGTGGTGGAAGAAAGGATCACTGAACAGAGTGCTGTCGATGTTATCAGGACGATCCTTGATGTCGGTGGAAGTCCTATGGATATCGTAAAGGAGAAAGGTCTCCTGAAGGTCGAAGGGGATATTGTGACACAGGCAGTCTCCGAGACCATTGCGGAGAATGAGGAAGCTGTTCAGGATTATCTTGGTGGGACTGAGAAATCCCTCAATTTCCTTGTAGGTCAGGTAATGAAGAAAACAAAAGGCCGGGCAGATGCACGTCAGGCCCGTGAGTTGCTTATTGCTGCTCTTAAGGACTAA
- the gatA gene encoding Asp-tRNA(Asn)/Glu-tRNA(Gln) amidotransferase subunit GatA, producing MAEWLSISDVKKKISESSAEEVTAAYLETIGKSRINGYTCTYDGALEMAKDADKGEGNGLLAGVPIAIKDNISTKGLATTCSSKILEGYVPPYDAHVIERLKAEGAVILGKTNMDEFAMGTSTESSCYGVTMNPWDLERVPGGSSGGSAAVVAAGEAPISLGSDTGGSVRCPAAFCGVVGLKPTYGAVSRYGLISYANSLEQIGPMATCVGDIATVMDVIGGYDPRDSTSINREISYRDALVDDVKDLKIGVPDEYFGEGVDSGVEKAVWDAISKYEEMGATWEKVSMPNTKYALAAYYTIAMSEASSNLARFDGTRYGPRNDGENWHVMASRTRAEYFGKEVQRRILLGTYALSAGYQDKYYLKALKVRTLVKQDFENALSNVDVLMGPTMPMPAFKIGEKIEDPLSLYLTDVNTVPMNLAGVPCISIPCGLSDGMPVGLQIIGKQFDEATIIRSAYAFEQNTDHNKARPAEVV from the coding sequence ATGGCTGAATGGTTGAGCATATCAGATGTGAAGAAGAAGATTTCCGAAAGTTCTGCAGAAGAGGTTACAGCTGCATATCTTGAAACGATCGGAAAGAGCAGGATAAATGGTTACACGTGTACCTATGACGGTGCACTTGAGATGGCAAAGGATGCCGATAAGGGTGAGGGCAACGGGCTGCTTGCCGGTGTACCTATTGCTATCAAGGATAACATCTCTACAAAAGGGCTTGCAACAACCTGCAGCTCAAAGATACTGGAAGGCTATGTGCCACCTTATGACGCACATGTCATCGAGCGCTTGAAAGCAGAAGGTGCTGTCATACTTGGTAAGACCAACATGGATGAGTTTGCAATGGGCACATCCACAGAATCAAGCTGTTATGGTGTCACAATGAACCCATGGGACCTTGAGAGAGTGCCGGGAGGTTCATCCGGTGGCAGTGCTGCTGTTGTGGCAGCAGGCGAGGCTCCGATCTCACTTGGTTCTGACACAGGTGGTTCAGTTCGCTGTCCGGCCGCATTCTGCGGTGTTGTGGGACTTAAGCCAACATACGGGGCTGTCTCACGTTACGGTCTTATTTCCTATGCTAACTCCCTTGAGCAGATAGGTCCGATGGCAACATGTGTCGGGGACATTGCTACTGTAATGGATGTCATAGGCGGATACGATCCGCGTGACAGTACTTCCATTAACAGGGAGATCAGCTATCGCGATGCACTTGTTGATGATGTCAAAGATCTGAAGATCGGCGTTCCTGATGAGTACTTCGGTGAAGGTGTGGACAGTGGGGTTGAGAAGGCTGTCTGGGATGCTATCAGTAAGTACGAGGAAATGGGTGCAACATGGGAGAAGGTTTCCATGCCTAACACGAAATACGCTCTTGCAGCTTACTATACTATAGCCATGAGCGAGGCATCATCCAACCTTGCGAGGTTCGATGGTACGCGCTACGGTCCAAGGAACGATGGTGAGAACTGGCATGTAATGGCATCAAGGACGCGCGCAGAATATTTCGGAAAAGAAGTTCAGCGCAGGATCCTGCTCGGAACATATGCTCTCTCTGCCGGATACCAGGACAAGTACTATCTTAAGGCACTGAAAGTGCGCACTCTCGTCAAGCAGGACTTTGAAAATGCATTATCCAATGTGGATGTCCTGATGGGCCCGACAATGCCAATGCCTGCATTTAAGATCGGTGAGAAGATCGAGGACCCATTGTCCCTGTATCTGACCGATGTGAACACTGTTCCAATGAATCTTGCAGGGGTTCCATGCATATCAATTCCATGCGGACTTTCCGATGGCATGCCTGTGGGATTACAGATCATAGGAAAACAGTTCGATGAAGCGACCATCATTCGTTCAGCATATGCATTCGAGCAAAATACCGATCATAATAAAGCACGTCCTGCAGAGGTGGTCTAA
- the gatC gene encoding Asp-tRNA(Asn)/Glu-tRNA(Gln) amidotransferase subunit GatC encodes MITKDEVEHVGWLARIEIDAADAEDYAVKLSSVLDYFGQLDEVDTEGVEPTYHVADIMNVFREDVVTPSLDQKDVLANTAAEKDGYIKAPRII; translated from the coding sequence ATGATCACTAAAGACGAGGTAGAACACGTAGGATGGCTTGCCCGCATCGAGATCGATGCTGCGGATGCCGAGGACTACGCTGTGAAGTTAAGTTCTGTATTGGATTATTTCGGTCAGCTGGATGAGGTGGACACTGAGGGTGTCGAGCCTACTTATCATGTGGCAGACATCATGAACGTTTTCAGGGAAGATGTTGTCACTCCATCACTTGACCAGAAGGATGTGCTTGCGAACACTGCAGCCGAGAAAGATGGTTACATTAAGGCACCGAGGATCATTTGA
- a CDS encoding pyridoxamine 5'-phosphate oxidase family protein, protein MVTLTEDMKEAISTIQVFPVATASKEGVPNVVPIGFVSLVDDSTIWIADNFMKKSLSNVMENPKVSIYIWGPKTKGSFQIKGDVELKTSGPEFEKMQEIVHSKMAQAPAKSLLVMKITDVYDCSPGPNAGEKLL, encoded by the coding sequence ATGGTAACACTTACAGAAGATATGAAAGAAGCAATCAGCACAATACAGGTATTTCCTGTTGCTACTGCTTCTAAAGAGGGAGTTCCAAACGTTGTTCCGATCGGATTTGTCTCCCTGGTCGATGACAGCACTATATGGATCGCAGATAACTTCATGAAAAAATCACTTTCAAATGTAATGGAGAATCCAAAGGTCTCAATTTATATCTGGGGACCAAAGACAAAAGGCTCTTTCCAGATAAAAGGGGATGTCGAGTTAAAGACAAGTGGTCCTGAGTTTGAGAAGATGCAGGAGATCGTTCATTCCAAAATGGCACAGGCCCCGGCAAAAAGTCTTCTTGTCATGAAGATTACAGATGTTTATGACTGCTCACCTGGTCCTAATGCAGGAGAAAAGCTGCTTTAA
- a CDS encoding winged helix-turn-helix domain-containing protein, which translates to MSELKLISEEISLLHEEIAGLRLELNRFRADVSGNQTNSLFNEFRSQCAVEMISGSLENAYELIGNEAKECPMQTKCIPHLVNFFEGLVDHTRNGQVSEDNIKQMRIDFDKIKELAPFDHCSNCIQKAERYFDQQVGMLQTIGVYRNESNIQLQVRDIHEEQLASLIGDPLSSAVRVRILKALYDEGRSFTELSKLTELRGGNLLFHLEKLQSKGMIGQRGERGEYRISVQGYEALNSMTELVGKLGVNYSKI; encoded by the coding sequence ATGAGCGAACTAAAATTGATATCAGAAGAGATTTCACTGCTTCATGAGGAAATTGCAGGCCTTCGACTGGAGCTGAACCGATTCAGGGCCGACGTTTCAGGCAACCAGACCAATTCATTGTTCAATGAGTTCAGGAGCCAATGTGCTGTTGAGATGATCAGCGGTTCTTTAGAGAATGCCTATGAGCTTATAGGGAACGAAGCTAAAGAATGCCCTATGCAGACTAAATGTATACCGCATTTAGTTAATTTTTTTGAGGGTCTGGTAGACCATACCAGAAATGGACAGGTATCTGAAGACAATATCAAGCAAATGCGCATCGATTTTGATAAAATAAAAGAGCTTGCACCATTCGATCACTGCTCCAACTGTATTCAGAAGGCTGAAAGATACTTCGACCAGCAGGTAGGAATGTTGCAGACAATAGGAGTATACCGGAATGAAAGCAACATACAGTTACAGGTCCGGGACATTCATGAAGAGCAGCTCGCCAGCCTGATAGGAGATCCATTGAGCAGCGCGGTACGTGTTCGTATCTTAAAGGCATTGTACGATGAAGGGAGGTCGTTCACCGAACTTTCAAAGCTCACAGAACTTCGTGGAGGAAATCTTCTATTCCACCTGGAAAAACTGCAGAGCAAAGGAATGATCGGGCAGCGCGGCGAAAGAGGAGAGTACCGGATCAGTGTGCAGGGCTATGAGGCACTTAATTCCATGACTGAGCTTGTGGGAAAATTAGGTGTGAACTATAGCAAAATATGA
- a CDS encoding DMT family transporter, translating to MISPEVLVVLFSLAAAATWGAADFGGGFATKRASVFSVVIITQAVGLVLLPFLALYFSEEFPPINGMFWGFVAGVAGSLGLLALYHALSIGKMGVVAPISAVVTVALPVVYGAFNEGLPAGHQIAGFVMAIAAMWLISSTGEKSKIKKQDLVYPLLAGVGFGIFFISVDLFSESAVFWPLTVAKVSAIAVILGFALLRRSATVPSKDVLPIIILAGLFDTGGNLFFALASQAGRLDIATIIASLYPGSTVLLAWILLKEHLSSMQWIGIVLALAAIALISL from the coding sequence ATGATATCTCCTGAGGTCCTTGTCGTCCTTTTCAGTCTTGCAGCAGCTGCGACCTGGGGTGCTGCGGATTTTGGTGGTGGTTTTGCGACAAAGCGTGCCAGTGTCTTTTCAGTCGTTATAATAACACAGGCAGTAGGTCTTGTTCTTTTGCCGTTTCTTGCATTGTATTTCTCAGAAGAATTCCCTCCAATTAATGGTATGTTCTGGGGATTTGTTGCAGGCGTTGCAGGAAGTTTGGGTCTTCTTGCACTCTATCATGCGCTTTCCATAGGCAAGATGGGCGTTGTGGCACCGATTTCTGCTGTGGTTACCGTTGCTCTGCCTGTGGTCTACGGGGCTTTCAATGAAGGCTTGCCTGCAGGGCATCAGATAGCAGGTTTTGTGATGGCTATTGCCGCCATGTGGTTGATCAGCAGTACTGGTGAAAAAAGTAAGATCAAAAAACAGGATCTTGTTTATCCGTTACTGGCGGGAGTTGGATTCGGCATTTTTTTCATATCGGTGGATCTTTTTAGTGAATCAGCAGTATTCTGGCCCCTTACGGTCGCAAAGGTCTCTGCAATCGCGGTGATCCTGGGCTTTGCTTTGCTGAGAAGGTCAGCAACTGTGCCTTCAAAGGATGTTCTTCCAATAATAATACTTGCAGGATTGTTCGACACTGGTGGGAACCTTTTCTTTGCACTGGCTTCGCAGGCAGGGAGGCTTGATATTGCAACCATTATCGCATCTCTGTATCCCGGAAGCACTGTGTTGCTCGCATGGATACTTCTGAAAGAGCATCTGTCTTCAATGCAGTGGATAGGAATCGTGCTTGCTTTGGCAGCGATTGCATTGATCTCTTTGTGA
- the hcp gene encoding hydroxylamine reductase, which translates to MYCYQCEETVGGQACTTAGACGKKPEVADLQDQLTYILKGIAYYNAKARENGITDEKVDKFIMNGLFSTVTNTNFSAKDFQRYIREGLEIRDAVKRNLVTRNIDLGEAKGLSFGDKVKATLGMSDPETRFEIPGAAIVTPEALKTTNTGILATQNEDIRSLRELLTYGLRGLAAYAHHANVLGYSDDKIFAFTEKALAATLDDTLSVDQLVGLVLECGEYGVKVMALLDEANTTTYGNPEPTEVYLGVKDNPGILISGHDLKDMEQLLKQTQGTGVDVYTHGEMLPANYYPAFKKYDNFVGNYGGSWWAQKSEFEKFNGPILMTTNCIIPPKESYIDRIYTTSIVGFDGVKHIDADENGAKDFSALIEQAKKCKSPVQLEDGTLIGGFAHSAALSVADKIVEAVKGGKITRFVVMAGCDGRHKERDYYTKFAEALPESAVILTAGCAKYRYNKLDLGDIDGIPRVLDAGQCNDSYSLVVIAQKLAEAFGLEDINELPVSYNIAWYEQKAVLVLLALLYLGVKNITLGPTLPAFVSPNVLNVLVENFNIAPNTTVDEDLERLL; encoded by the coding sequence ATGTATTGCTATCAATGTGAAGAAACAGTAGGTGGACAGGCATGTACCACAGCAGGAGCATGTGGAAAGAAACCTGAAGTTGCAGACCTCCAGGACCAACTGACCTACATCCTCAAAGGTATTGCATACTACAATGCAAAGGCACGTGAGAACGGCATCACCGATGAGAAAGTAGACAAATTCATCATGAACGGGCTTTTCTCAACTGTCACTAACACGAACTTCAGCGCAAAGGACTTCCAGAGATACATCAGAGAAGGACTCGAGATCAGAGATGCTGTCAAGCGCAATCTTGTTACAAGGAACATCGACCTCGGAGAAGCTAAGGGCCTTTCATTTGGTGACAAGGTCAAAGCCACACTCGGCATGTCCGATCCGGAGACCAGATTCGAGATCCCAGGTGCTGCCATCGTCACACCTGAAGCTCTAAAGACCACGAACACAGGCATCCTTGCAACCCAGAACGAAGATATCAGGTCACTACGGGAACTACTCACCTACGGACTTAGAGGTCTTGCAGCCTATGCACACCATGCAAACGTCCTTGGATACAGCGATGACAAGATATTTGCATTCACGGAAAAGGCACTTGCTGCAACCCTTGACGATACCCTTTCAGTTGACCAACTTGTCGGACTTGTCCTCGAATGTGGAGAATATGGTGTAAAGGTCATGGCATTGCTGGACGAGGCAAACACAACCACCTACGGCAATCCTGAACCTACCGAGGTCTACCTTGGGGTCAAAGACAATCCGGGTATTCTGATCAGTGGACATGATCTTAAGGACATGGAACAGCTGCTCAAGCAGACCCAGGGAACAGGCGTTGATGTCTACACCCATGGCGAGATGCTGCCTGCAAACTACTACCCGGCATTCAAAAAATATGATAACTTCGTCGGAAACTATGGCGGTTCATGGTGGGCACAGAAGAGCGAGTTTGAAAAGTTCAACGGCCCCATACTGATGACGACGAACTGTATCATTCCCCCAAAGGAAAGCTACATTGACAGGATCTATACCACAAGCATTGTCGGTTTTGATGGCGTAAAGCACATCGATGCAGACGAGAACGGTGCAAAGGATTTCTCTGCCCTGATCGAGCAGGCAAAGAAATGCAAGTCTCCGGTACAACTGGAAGATGGCACTCTCATTGGAGGATTTGCCCACAGTGCAGCCCTCTCCGTCGCAGACAAGATCGTAGAAGCTGTAAAGGGCGGAAAGATCACACGCTTCGTGGTCATGGCCGGTTGTGACGGAAGGCACAAGGAAAGGGACTACTACACCAAATTTGCAGAAGCTCTTCCTGAAAGCGCGGTCATCCTGACAGCAGGTTGTGCAAAATACCGCTACAACAAGCTTGACCTTGGGGACATCGATGGAATTCCAAGAGTACTCGACGCAGGACAGTGTAATGACTCATACTCCCTTGTTGTCATCGCACAGAAGCTTGCCGAAGCTTTCGGACTTGAGGACATCAATGAACTGCCAGTCTCATACAACATCGCATGGTATGAACAAAAAGCAGTCCTTGTATTGCTTGCACTGCTGTACCTTGGTGTCAAGAACATAACACTTGGTCCAACACTGCCGGCATTCGTCTCTCCGAATGTCCTCAACGTCCTTGTTGAGAACTTCAACATCGCACCAAATACAACCGTCGACGAAGATCTGGAAAGGCTGCTCTAA
- a CDS encoding radical SAM protein, which translates to MKPETKAELIAVGSLDIEPSLLGKITVPTAGPGAGKTAFFFRSGDQRVRLALNQDSPLKAVEEGDEIVIMRDGREIVRGQIEEELIHCPEQAYINMTEKCIFDCKFCPVPKLNGKVKTIEEVLELIEEANATGKMKAISITSGVDESVEKEFERAMEVINAVKKYGVPIGVAVYPTADSNRRMKDAGVDEIKYNVETMDRELYEKVCAGQDMEEILKALKEAVDIFGRNKVCSNFIIGLGETDEAVEKGIRELASLGVVPILRPASKHPLREGEVFIERPSKERILKLTRLLRRILDENGLRADVFRTMCLPCTGCDMNPHTDLCEDED; encoded by the coding sequence ATGAAACCAGAAACAAAAGCCGAGCTTATAGCCGTGGGCAGCCTTGATATAGAGCCATCCCTGCTGGGGAAGATCACAGTTCCGACCGCAGGACCGGGGGCAGGTAAGACAGCATTTTTCTTCCGCTCCGGTGACCAGAGGGTCAGGCTTGCCCTTAACCAGGACTCACCTCTCAAAGCAGTTGAAGAAGGGGATGAGATCGTCATAATGAGAGATGGCAGGGAGATCGTAAGAGGACAGATCGAGGAAGAGCTTATCCATTGTCCTGAGCAGGCCTACATAAACATGACAGAGAAATGTATCTTCGACTGCAAGTTCTGTCCTGTTCCAAAGCTCAACGGCAAGGTCAAGACCATTGAAGAGGTTCTGGAGCTCATAGAAGAAGCAAATGCCACCGGCAAGATGAAGGCCATATCCATCACATCCGGTGTGGATGAATCAGTGGAGAAGGAATTTGAAAGGGCCATGGAGGTCATCAATGCTGTGAAGAAGTATGGCGTCCCCATCGGTGTTGCAGTTTACCCGACCGCTGATTCCAACAGGCGCATGAAAGATGCAGGCGTTGACGAGATCAAGTACAACGTTGAAACAATGGACAGGGAGCTCTACGAGAAGGTCTGTGCCGGGCAGGATATGGAAGAGATATTGAAGGCTCTCAAGGAAGCCGTAGATATTTTCGGCAGGAACAAGGTGTGTTCCAATTTCATCATCGGCCTTGGTGAAACGGACGAAGCTGTTGAAAAAGGTATCCGGGAACTGGCATCCCTGGGAGTGGTACCTATTCTCCGACCTGCAAGCAAGCATCCGTTGCGTGAAGGAGAGGTTTTCATTGAAAGACCTTCAAAAGAAAGGATCCTTAAGCTTACAAGATTGCTTCGCAGGATCCTGGACGAGAACGGACTCCGTGCAGATGTGTTCAGGACCATGTGCCTTCCATGTACCGGATGTGACATGAATCCCCACACTGACCTTTGTGAAGATGAAGACTGA
- a CDS encoding restriction endonuclease yields MSGITNWSLDQLLETDPYDLENLVAFLFRKMGYKANVTSRSKDGGVDVEIQLEHFGLSHRWLVQVKRYLNPVGVKEVREYSSLRYREKVDGVIIVTTSTFTEDAYREATEHNVKLIEGQLLVSMLNHYCSDAAKSISDGIEKNTTTSGGAVLKTGESVHTREPAIIGNVRLTLVITNKNIYFEQNSGGMFSKKPEISRRIEVRDIVGFSHVRKEILLVVGKKKFEVIRIQPKDIVKVLNVLEQLKTDYMRGESLLRLEQAKNNFVILTNRRFATITLPGGDALEIKLKDIVGSEVEGSGMFSRRKLIISEVREAVKKHVFEVADAKGWKNEIDEAVRSA; encoded by the coding sequence ATGAGTGGTATTACGAACTGGTCCCTGGATCAGCTTCTTGAAACAGACCCTTACGATCTTGAGAACCTTGTAGCTTTTCTTTTCAGGAAAATGGGATACAAGGCAAATGTAACTTCACGATCAAAGGATGGCGGGGTGGATGTAGAGATACAGCTTGAGCATTTTGGTCTTTCACATCGCTGGCTTGTCCAGGTGAAACGTTACCTGAATCCGGTAGGTGTAAAAGAGGTCAGAGAATATAGCAGCCTGCGCTACAGGGAAAAAGTCGATGGTGTCATAATAGTTACGACTTCTACTTTTACTGAAGATGCATACAGGGAAGCCACAGAACACAATGTAAAACTTATTGAGGGTCAGTTACTGGTTTCGATGCTCAATCATTATTGCAGTGATGCAGCTAAGAGCATTTCAGATGGAATTGAAAAGAACACTACCACATCAGGCGGTGCTGTCCTTAAGACCGGTGAATCTGTTCATACAAGGGAGCCTGCGATCATTGGGAACGTGCGACTTACACTGGTCATTACGAACAAGAACATTTATTTTGAACAGAATTCAGGTGGAATGTTCTCAAAAAAGCCGGAGATATCACGTCGAATAGAGGTCAGGGACATTGTTGGGTTTTCACATGTAAGAAAGGAGATCCTTCTCGTAGTGGGTAAAAAGAAGTTCGAAGTGATCCGGATCCAGCCAAAGGACATAGTGAAGGTGTTAAACGTGCTTGAGCAGTTAAAGACCGATTACATGAGGGGTGAGTCACTTCTCCGGCTGGAGCAGGCAAAAAATAATTTCGTCATCCTGACAAACCGCAGGTTTGCTACCATTACACTCCCGGGGGGAGATGCTCTGGAAATTAAGTTGAAGGATATTGTTGGGTCGGAAGTCGAGGGCTCAGGTATGTTCAGCAGGCGTAAGCTCATTATTTCAGAGGTTCGTGAGGCTGTGAAAAAACATGTATTTGAAGTAGCCGATGCAAAGGGATGGAAAAATGAGATAGATGAGGCTGTGCGTTCAGCCTGA
- the trxA gene encoding thioredoxin, which produces MDDLEKIRQQRLEHIKNNLETRSFPDSPIHATDVNFDELIAKYPIVVIDCWAEWCGPCRKLVPVIDALAREMQGKIVFGKLNTDENQTTARKFNITAIPTLLAFKDGKPAGQIVGALQKEQLVERLNKFI; this is translated from the coding sequence ATGGATGATTTAGAAAAGATCAGACAACAACGATTGGAACATATCAAAAATAACCTTGAAACAAGGTCATTCCCGGACAGCCCCATACATGCCACGGATGTGAACTTTGATGAACTTATAGCAAAATATCCAATTGTCGTTATCGATTGCTGGGCAGAATGGTGCGGGCCGTGCCGAAAACTGGTACCCGTCATTGATGCCCTCGCAAGAGAGATGCAAGGCAAGATCGTTTTCGGGAAACTGAACACTGATGAGAACCAGACGACCGCAAGAAAGTTCAATATCACAGCCATCCCCACACTTCTGGCATTCAAAGATGGAAAACCGGCCGGACAGATAGTGGGTGCACTCCAGAAAGAACAGCTTGTTGAAAGATTGAACAAATTTATCTGA